CGAATTTCGTTTCTCGACACCGGATTCCGTGGACGGTTCGAAGACGCCTGTGTTGATGGATATTCGACGCTTCGATTGAGGAATACGAACCCACGAGACACCTCGCGGGAGATCGAGGTCCGGTCAAAGGATCCAGAAGCTGGAAACGTAGCCGACGTTCGCACTGACGCGATCGTCGAGGACCTTCTCCGGCGTGGTGACACGGAACTCAACGCGGCAACGGGACTCGTCACCGTCCCGACTGACGTCCGCTCGATGGAACACGGAGAACCGCTGCATCCGCGAATAACAATTGGATTTCCGGATGGATGGGTGGCCTTCGAACAGTTTGTTCCTGAGCAGATCCTGATCGAGTTCGACGATTTGGTGCGAGATTCGCTCTGAGAGCGATTCAAGATCAGATCCCTGCTACACACGATAGGACTCTAATTCAGTTTGAATTCCCTCAACAAAACTTGAGTCGGGAAGCTCATGAGATCCTCAGCTACACCTCCAAGCAAAAGCGAATCCGGTTCGAGAGCTCACCTCCCTCTGTGTTGTCAACCTAGGGTCCGGGAGAGAAAAGCGAAAAATCGCTCAACATTTTCTCGACCGAATTCACCAACATCTGTAGTATTCACCCCGGTCGGTAGCTCCAACATCGCTAAACTATGCCCGTTCTTCACGGAGTAGTCATTCTCGACAGCACCATCGTTGTCTGGATAGACTAGCACACAAGGCGCATCATAGGCTGTCTGGTACGCTACGACCTGATAGACGTCGTTATTGTTGACTTTGGTCTTCCACTTGGCGTCCCCAACCAATACTGGCTCACCGTGGCGTTTGACTACGAAATCAGGTCGCATACGAATCGACGGATTTCCTCTGAGTAGATTGTCGGTTCGAGCCTGCCCTTCTACGCTCCAGCCATCTCGTTCGTTCACGGTTTCTCGTGCTGATCTCTCCACTACCTTTTCGAACACGTCATTCATTCCGATCAACAGGGAGTACGATGCACCCTCACCGGCGACGATGTCTTCGATGTAGATGTGTTTCAGCACGAGGCGAGACAAGGCCAGAACCTTCTCATAGTAATCAGTAAGGCGAGTCAGTTCGATCCGTTCGGCTTCCTCGATCGAAACTTCGCGGAGCGTCACTCGTCGTCTGAGCCGCGATTGGTATTCGCGTAGTTCGCCAGCGATCTCGGTGCTATCCACCAGCGACGACAGCGTGTTCGCAACACAGAGAATCGTCTGGTTTAGCGTGGTATCGTAGGTGAATTCATCGTAATCGCACTCGAAATCCGTCTTCCCGTGACCTCCTGCGAGCTGTCTCTGGACGTTCAATCTGCCCCGGAGATACTCTTCTGTTCCTTCTACATCGACGTACTCTCTCCTAAGGCCCTGAGACAGAACTGCTTCCAGTTCTTCGAGAAACAGGGCTGCTACCGTGTCCACAAAATTCGTCCCGCTTTCGAGTTCCGTTTCGTGTGAGAGGTGGGTTGGTTCTGTCCCGTTTGCGTATCGTAGCAGCGTGACTAGGTTCGGCTCCCCGATTTTCGGTTGTATCTCAATAGTGGGTCCATCGGGGAGGGCAACGACTCCGACTCGATGATCCGTGTGCAGTACGACCTGTTTGCCTCGTCTGTACTCCACTCGTAATCCATCGACCTGTGATTCGATCATCTCGATATCGTCATCGGACAGGTCGATTGGGTCTGATTCGTCGTACTCGGACAGTTCTATCAGGTCAGCCGTTGTCACTCCACTTCACCATCCTCGCCAACGAGTTCGGAAAGCGCAGCACGGAGAGCGTCGGAATCAAAATCGGCGATCCGCTGTTCCTTCCAGTTGAAGAGGCTCTCACCCCCGCCATCGAATATGTGCTCTTTGAGCCGCTCCATGTCTCCGAAGTAGTACTCATCGAGCAGAGGGAGTATCTCGTTCTTCCAGGACTCTACGAGAC
This region of Haloplanus salinus genomic DNA includes:
- a CDS encoding McrC family protein, translated to MTTADLIELSEYDESDPIDLSDDDIEMIESQVDGLRVEYRRGKQVVLHTDHRVGVVALPDGPTIEIQPKIGEPNLVTLLRYANGTEPTHLSHETELESGTNFVDTVAALFLEELEAVLSQGLRREYVDVEGTEEYLRGRLNVQRQLAGGHGKTDFECDYDEFTYDTTLNQTILCVANTLSSLVDSTEIAGELREYQSRLRRRVTLREVSIEEAERIELTRLTDYYEKVLALSRLVLKHIYIEDIVAGEGASYSLLIGMNDVFEKVVERSARETVNERDGWSVEGQARTDNLLRGNPSIRMRPDFVVKRHGEPVLVGDAKWKTKVNNNDVYQVVAYQTAYDAPCVLVYPDNDGAVENDYSVKNGHSLAMLELPTGVNTTDVGEFGRENVERFFAFLSRTLG